From Acidiphilium acidophilum, the proteins below share one genomic window:
- a CDS encoding type IV secretion system protein VirB8 produces MSAATLGAAGMPPSRLPEPPLPDLKREDARTSAATPVSADRLAGYYRQVEDFQARQARGTRRWSRIAWTIAFVSLATNLALAGTIAALLPLQRLVPLYLWLRPDGTVDSTTRLSALPPTQSNAVLRAAIWQYVRDRQSYDFPDARYRYNVVSLMSAPRVLDAYQQGFLPSNPASPQNTIGRKGQISVSMISMSFVRRHVALVRYRRTVLMDEAMPVTTTWTATIAFRTVAKLPLTTRLTDPGGLIVTNYQNSEDTP; encoded by the coding sequence ATGAGCGCCGCCACCCTGGGTGCTGCCGGCATGCCGCCCTCCCGGTTGCCGGAACCGCCCCTGCCGGACCTCAAGCGGGAGGATGCCCGCACGTCAGCCGCCACCCCGGTCAGCGCCGACCGGCTGGCGGGCTATTACCGGCAGGTCGAAGACTTCCAGGCCCGCCAGGCGCGCGGCACCCGTCGCTGGAGCCGCATTGCCTGGACCATCGCCTTCGTCTCGCTCGCAACCAACCTCGCCCTCGCCGGCACGATCGCCGCCCTGCTGCCGCTGCAACGCCTGGTGCCGCTCTATCTCTGGCTCCGCCCCGACGGCACCGTCGACAGCACCACCCGGCTCTCGGCCCTGCCGCCGACCCAATCCAACGCCGTGCTGCGCGCGGCAATCTGGCAATATGTCCGCGACCGGCAATCCTACGATTTTCCGGACGCGCGGTATCGCTACAATGTCGTCTCGCTGATGTCGGCCCCCCGCGTGCTCGACGCCTATCAGCAGGGTTTCCTGCCCTCCAACCCCGCCAGCCCGCAGAACACCATCGGTCGCAAAGGCCAGATCAGCGTCTCGATGATCTCGATGTCCTTCGTGCGCCGCCACGTCGCCCTGGTCCGCTATCGGCGCACCGTGCTGATGGACGAGGCCATGCCGGTCACCACGACATGGACCGCAACCATCGCCTTCCGCACCGTCGCCAAACTGCCGCTCACAACCCGCCTCACCGATCCCGGCGGCCTGATCGTCACGAATTACCAGAATTCGGAGGATACCCCATGA
- a CDS encoding TrbG/VirB9 family P-type conjugative transfer protein, with product MTPFAPWTGKTAGQRSHGRVRTGAGRSLGRSLGRSLGLGTIIACLALAPAAWAVQNPQPGHRDSRVRYVPYEAGNVVNIWTAPGAVMVVQFAPTEKVVAVAASDSVYLHAHPVDNFLFFKPMALLAAQPVAVLCQRADGTLRRYDFQFETRTASLGVGANVDYTVVFTYPHQDAERALAARRQAEAREIQQATKDRLAERMAVMSARTVNRYQGPRNYHYAARGDRALAPAEVWDSGYSTVFRFPGTQRIPAIFALQPDGKEATVNLSVHGDTVVVPGTAPEWRLRDGHTVLDIYDLAYTPIGATPGTHTISPAVQRLIRTPDHQDHPDRPETEDGQ from the coding sequence ATGACCCCCTTTGCTCCGTGGACCGGCAAAACCGCCGGTCAGCGATCCCATGGACGCGTCCGCACCGGTGCCGGCCGCAGTCTCGGCCGCAGCCTCGGTCGCAGCCTCGGTCTCGGCACCATCATCGCCTGTCTCGCTTTGGCCCCCGCCGCCTGGGCGGTGCAGAACCCGCAACCCGGACACCGCGACAGCCGGGTGCGCTACGTGCCCTATGAGGCCGGCAATGTCGTCAACATCTGGACCGCCCCCGGCGCGGTGATGGTCGTCCAGTTCGCGCCGACCGAGAAAGTCGTCGCGGTCGCCGCTTCGGACAGCGTCTATCTCCACGCCCATCCGGTCGATAATTTCCTGTTCTTCAAGCCGATGGCCCTGCTCGCCGCCCAGCCGGTCGCCGTGCTCTGCCAGCGCGCCGACGGCACGCTGCGCCGCTACGATTTCCAGTTCGAGACCAGGACCGCCTCGCTCGGGGTCGGGGCCAATGTCGATTACACCGTGGTCTTCACCTATCCGCATCAGGACGCCGAACGCGCCCTGGCCGCCCGGCGGCAGGCCGAGGCGCGCGAGATCCAGCAGGCCACCAAGGACCGGCTGGCAGAGCGGATGGCGGTGATGTCGGCCCGCACCGTCAACCGCTACCAGGGACCGCGTAATTACCACTATGCCGCGCGCGGCGATCGGGCGCTGGCCCCCGCCGAAGTCTGGGACAGCGGTTATTCCACCGTGTTCCGCTTCCCCGGTACCCAGCGCATCCCCGCGATCTTCGCTCTTCAGCCGGACGGCAAGGAGGCCACGGTCAATCTCTCGGTCCATGGCGATACCGTCGTGGTCCCCGGCACCGCCCCGGAATGGCGGCTGCGCGATGGCCATACCGTGCTCGATATCTACGACCTCGCCTACACCCCGATCGGTGCCACCCCCGGCACCCACACGATCAGCCCCGCGGTGCAGCGGCTGATCCGCACGCCGGATCACCAGGATCACCCGGATCGCCCGGAGACCGAAGATGGCCAGTGA
- a CDS encoding IS1096 element passenger TnpR family protein has translation MKRTLKSTLPKECSAASASSEPESIVQIKVWLHGISPMVWRRVLVPSTLTLRELHGVIQVAMGWDGIHLYQFCLRAAEYGSVELSASSPDVTLAALRLRKNARFTYEYDLNIPWRHEVRIEGWLNPGDGKAYPACVAGDGACPPEDCGGPDAFMVNRDGILSMDGLEDLGTMIDIIEGVVLEGRQEILNDEEAMWRLEQAVDRSHARERARGRPFSRRAVNARLRRAEYRELMHQQC, from the coding sequence ATGAAGCGAACGCTGAAATCGACACTGCCAAAGGAATGCTCGGCGGCATCCGCCTCATCGGAGCCGGAATCGATCGTGCAGATCAAGGTTTGGCTGCATGGGATCAGCCCGATGGTCTGGCGGCGCGTTCTGGTGCCCTCGACGCTCACTCTTCGTGAATTGCATGGGGTGATCCAGGTTGCGATGGGCTGGGACGGCATTCATCTTTATCAATTCTGCCTCCGCGCCGCGGAATACGGTTCGGTGGAGCTTTCGGCGTCCTCGCCCGACGTGACGCTGGCAGCGCTCCGGCTTCGAAAGAACGCCCGGTTTACCTATGAATATGATCTGAACATTCCCTGGCGCCACGAGGTTCGCATTGAGGGCTGGCTCAACCCTGGGGACGGCAAAGCATATCCTGCTTGTGTCGCCGGGGATGGTGCCTGCCCACCGGAGGATTGTGGCGGCCCGGATGCCTTCATGGTCAATCGGGATGGTATCCTGTCGATGGATGGCCTGGAGGATCTGGGCACCATGATCGATATCATCGAGGGCGTTGTCCTTGAGGGCCGTCAGGAAATTCTCAACGATGAGGAGGCGATGTGGCGGCTGGAACAGGCTGTCGATCGCAGTCATGCGCGGGAACGTGCCCGAGGCCGGCCATTTTCACGACGCGCGGTAAACGCCCGACTTCGCCGCGCCGAGTATCGGGAGCTTATGCACCAGCAATGCTGA
- the virB10 gene encoding type IV secretion system protein VirB10: protein MASDDTHRLSWGPDPDAATPDSPTPDSPASDRTDDPASSSRPGSHARAGRGAGDGARTGAGATRGAASPVEHEISPVAGPGPGLTSGRKLGILLAGGVAALGVIAITHLPGHHRTTRAHSSLDAGAFGRPFQAPPAPPPTPPAITKTALPMPAPHPAAPFALGLRQPQETAAIKALKAPIFAYQGGGAVPPQGSTGTDHVAGGGSGRGAGGLAGKAAGAGRALTGDLTPSRFARVDARLIAHPNFTLAAGTIIPCTLQTAIDSGLPGFVKCILPQSVRSMTGAVTLLDRGTQVIGQIQQGLIQGQDRLFILWTRAVTPQNVAVDLASPAAGARGRAGVSGAVDNHFMERFGAAIMLSVIGGSLQAASNAAQTGSGNSYFQYLNTNTNQIANTALQSTIDIPPTLRKNQGDNVSIFVARDLNFSHVYKLALVKP from the coding sequence ATGGCCAGTGACGATACCCACCGGCTGAGCTGGGGACCGGACCCGGACGCCGCCACCCCGGACTCCCCCACCCCGGACTCCCCCGCCAGCGATCGCACCGATGATCCGGCTTCATCGTCCCGTCCAGGGTCGCATGCCCGGGCCGGGCGGGGGGCAGGGGATGGCGCAAGGACAGGCGCGGGGGCAACGAGGGGCGCGGCATCGCCGGTGGAGCATGAGATCTCACCCGTCGCCGGTCCCGGCCCGGGTCTGACCAGCGGCCGCAAGCTCGGCATCCTGCTCGCCGGCGGGGTCGCCGCCCTCGGCGTCATCGCGATCACCCATCTGCCGGGTCATCACCGCACGACCAGAGCGCACAGCTCACTTGATGCCGGCGCATTCGGTCGGCCGTTCCAGGCACCGCCCGCACCACCGCCCACCCCGCCCGCGATCACCAAAACCGCCCTGCCGATGCCGGCCCCCCATCCTGCCGCGCCCTTCGCCCTCGGTTTGCGGCAACCGCAGGAGACCGCCGCGATAAAGGCGCTCAAGGCGCCGATCTTCGCCTATCAGGGAGGCGGCGCGGTCCCGCCCCAGGGCAGTACCGGGACAGATCATGTGGCGGGGGGCGGATCAGGCCGCGGAGCCGGCGGTCTGGCGGGGAAGGCCGCAGGGGCAGGTCGTGCCCTCACGGGTGATCTGACGCCCTCCCGCTTCGCCCGTGTCGATGCCCGGCTGATCGCCCATCCGAATTTTACCCTCGCCGCCGGCACCATCATTCCCTGCACGCTGCAGACCGCGATCGATTCCGGCCTGCCCGGCTTCGTCAAATGCATCCTGCCGCAATCGGTCCGCAGCATGACCGGCGCGGTGACCCTGCTCGATCGCGGCACCCAGGTGATCGGTCAGATCCAGCAGGGTCTGATCCAGGGTCAGGACCGGCTGTTCATCCTCTGGACCCGCGCCGTCACCCCGCAGAACGTCGCGGTCGATCTCGCCTCCCCGGCCGCCGGCGCGCGCGGCCGGGCCGGCGTGTCGGGGGCGGTCGACAATCATTTCATGGAGCGGTTCGGGGCTGCGATCATGCTCTCGGTCATCGGCGGCAGCCTCCAGGCCGCCTCCAACGCCGCCCAGACCGGCTCGGGTAATTCCTACTTCCAGTACCTCAACACCAACACCAACCAGATCGCCAACACCGCCCTGCAATCGACCATCGATATCCCGCCCACCCTGCGCAAGAACCAGGGCGACAATGTCTCGATCTTCGTCGCCCGCGATCTGAATTTCTCTCACGTCTACAAGCTCGCGCTGGTCAAGCCATGA
- a CDS encoding tyrosine-type recombinase/integrase: MASITRAATAIATVLVREGVDYAQSKAVFRAARQRAGLRAPPERRGSVDRLTVEEELRFLDQAYARDGRIGLMLQTLLETGARASELVQLRVEDVSLVERMVVIRQGKGGKRREVPIRRDLAQLLRLHIAARRAGPLFVSRQQGSGPIPHVLTRQRVGQIVRDVASAAGITKRVYPHLLRHTVATRLLALGMDITDLQRFLGHESIATTRLYAETTAATLQRRFDQLTDPAAHALISGIRQQRGDEAALLAAELLAQRRAARVSIAGA; the protein is encoded by the coding sequence ATGGCTTCCATCACCCGCGCCGCCACTGCCATTGCCACCGTGCTCGTTCGCGAGGGGGTGGACTATGCTCAGAGCAAGGCTGTGTTCCGGGCGGCGAGGCAACGTGCTGGCCTGCGGGCACCGCCCGAGCGGCGCGGGAGTGTGGACAGGCTGACCGTCGAGGAAGAACTTCGCTTTCTCGATCAGGCATACGCACGGGATGGCAGGATCGGGCTGATGCTCCAGACCTTGCTGGAAACCGGTGCGCGAGCCTCCGAACTGGTGCAGCTTCGGGTCGAGGATGTCAGTTTGGTCGAGCGCATGGTCGTAATCCGCCAGGGCAAGGGCGGCAAACGTCGCGAGGTGCCGATCCGGCGTGATCTGGCGCAGTTGCTTCGGCTGCACATCGCCGCGCGCCGCGCCGGACCGCTCTTCGTCAGCCGCCAGCAGGGGTCCGGCCCGATACCCCACGTGTTAACCCGCCAGCGGGTCGGCCAGATTGTGCGGGACGTCGCCAGCGCGGCAGGGATCACCAAGCGGGTGTACCCGCATCTGCTGCGTCACACGGTCGCCACTCGATTGCTTGCGCTGGGCATGGACATCACCGATCTACAGCGCTTCCTCGGTCACGAAAGCATCGCCACAACGCGCTTGTATGCCGAAACCACGGCGGCAACGCTGCAGCGCCGGTTCGACCAACTCACTGACCCGGCAGCTCACGCACTGATCTCCGGCATTCGACAGCAACGTGGCGATGAGGCGGCGCTGCTGGCCGCCGAACTGCTCGCGCAGCGCAGGGCGGCTCGTGTCAGCATTGCTGGTGCATAA
- a CDS encoding ISKra4 family transposase, producing the protein MRVSVLLQITDDEGVARAAEPVAVFEKATERPEDVGLSISEGKTLMTAVQRRIVGSQVASWTARHRNCQACGARQRSKGNYPLIFRTLYGDVPLAGLRLHRCPCQGDHGPATTSPLGEFFPEHIAPERLYLETRWSSLVPYAAAAGLMADILPIASGANATTLRDHTLRVAARAEAELGEERPCFIDGCPAEWAKLPIPEGRIVVGLDGGYVRNWEEKKTNFELIVGRSIPEDRAPRYVGMVHGYDCKPKRRLFEMLKSQGLQANQDVTFLTDGGEEVRALTELVTPIAEHVLDWFHITMRITVLGQFAKGVGQRNEAIGARLASELDRIKWKLWHGNGHGARELINDFETDLADLDVDYPNLRKFITLAREFGVYITSNLASLINYGERYRSGERISSAFVEATVNAVVSKRFAKKQQMQWTRRGAHLLLQTRTRTLDGTLRSTFERWHPGMANDNGGHADHAAVA; encoded by the coding sequence ATGCGTGTCAGTGTCCTGCTCCAGATCACCGATGATGAGGGTGTTGCCCGTGCGGCCGAACCAGTTGCCGTGTTTGAAAAAGCGACAGAACGACCGGAAGACGTGGGTTTGTCGATCAGCGAGGGGAAAACTCTTATGACGGCTGTCCAGCGCCGGATCGTCGGGTCTCAGGTCGCATCGTGGACGGCGCGTCACCGGAATTGCCAAGCGTGTGGTGCCCGGCAGCGCAGTAAAGGCAATTATCCGCTCATATTTCGAACGCTGTATGGCGACGTGCCGCTTGCCGGTCTGCGATTGCATCGCTGCCCGTGCCAAGGCGATCATGGGCCAGCCACAACGTCACCGTTGGGCGAGTTCTTCCCGGAGCACATTGCCCCGGAACGGCTGTATCTGGAGACGCGCTGGTCATCGCTCGTACCCTATGCGGCCGCGGCGGGACTGATGGCTGACATCCTGCCGATCGCATCAGGCGCAAACGCGACGACGTTGCGCGACCACACCTTGCGCGTCGCGGCGCGCGCTGAGGCCGAACTGGGGGAAGAGCGACCTTGCTTCATCGATGGTTGCCCGGCGGAATGGGCCAAGCTGCCGATACCGGAAGGCAGGATCGTGGTCGGTCTTGATGGCGGCTACGTTCGGAATTGGGAAGAAAAGAAGACAAACTTCGAGCTGATCGTCGGACGGTCGATTCCCGAGGATCGCGCACCCCGCTACGTCGGCATGGTGCATGGATACGATTGCAAACCAAAGCGCCGCCTATTTGAAATGCTCAAGAGCCAGGGCTTACAGGCGAACCAGGACGTCACCTTTTTGACCGACGGCGGGGAGGAGGTTCGCGCATTGACCGAACTGGTTACTCCGATAGCCGAGCATGTCCTGGACTGGTTTCACATCACCATGCGGATCACCGTGCTTGGCCAGTTTGCAAAGGGGGTGGGGCAGCGGAACGAAGCAATCGGGGCCCGGCTGGCCAGCGAACTCGATCGCATCAAATGGAAGCTCTGGCACGGAAACGGGCACGGCGCCCGCGAGCTGATCAACGATTTTGAAACCGACCTTGCCGATCTCGACGTGGACTACCCCAATCTTCGAAAATTCATCACGCTCGCCCGTGAGTTCGGGGTCTATATCACCTCAAATCTGGCCAGCCTGATCAACTACGGCGAACGATATCGATCTGGCGAGCGGATATCCTCGGCATTCGTTGAGGCGACAGTTAATGCCGTGGTGAGCAAGCGGTTCGCCAAAAAGCAGCAGATGCAGTGGACCCGGCGCGGGGCACATCTGCTCCTACAGACCCGCACCCGGACACTCGACGGAACGCTGCGCTCAACCTTTGAACGCTGGCATCCTGGCATGGCCAATGACAATGGAGGCCACGCTGATCATGCCGCCGTGGCGTGA
- a CDS encoding type IV secretion system protein, producing MGFSGNTTFEFLYSQFTLYVIDSIKSVVSDALVAGNAPLQAALVLMIMVLGFAFFTGRADRGYLFNRLIRMLIVVTFLSVSGVYFHDVQDLFLTGIPDFLNTHLMVGVARPPGYTTTNPGGAFDVVLTQILHDSNLVLKESPSGIQGIIPGFEILLCEAIAILALTFMFAIFVVIQTLMGIVIVLGPMLILFYLFDYTKRITDGWVAALITLAILTAAIDVVIEILLFLVNTVYSAIVPTGQWQTDLASLLGGAAAILCIGFAVAVLPRVIEAVGGGVATGLGLESSHRWLRGAPLTDPLARGGARHGGRAAVWSGRLAASGIGIGAQRVLNRVRNRNRNRSPNGGA from the coding sequence ATGGGATTCAGCGGCAACACCACCTTCGAGTTTCTCTACAGCCAGTTCACCCTCTACGTGATCGATTCGATCAAATCCGTGGTCAGCGATGCCCTGGTCGCCGGCAATGCCCCGCTGCAAGCCGCGCTGGTGCTGATGATCATGGTGCTCGGCTTCGCCTTCTTCACCGGTCGGGCGGATCGCGGCTACCTGTTCAACCGCCTGATCCGCATGCTGATCGTGGTCACCTTCCTCAGCGTCTCCGGGGTCTATTTCCACGACGTCCAGGATCTGTTCCTGACCGGCATCCCCGATTTTCTGAACACCCATCTGATGGTCGGCGTCGCCCGGCCGCCCGGCTACACCACCACCAACCCGGGCGGAGCCTTCGATGTCGTGCTCACCCAGATCCTGCACGACAGCAATCTCGTGCTCAAGGAAAGCCCCTCGGGCATCCAGGGCATCATTCCAGGGTTCGAGATCCTGCTCTGCGAGGCCATCGCCATCCTCGCCCTGACCTTCATGTTCGCGATCTTCGTGGTGATCCAGACCCTGATGGGCATCGTCATCGTGCTCGGCCCGATGCTGATCCTGTTCTACCTGTTCGACTACACCAAACGGATCACCGATGGCTGGGTCGCCGCCCTGATCACCCTGGCCATCCTCACCGCCGCGATCGACGTGGTGATCGAGATCCTGCTGTTCCTGGTCAACACCGTCTACAGCGCAATCGTCCCCACCGGCCAATGGCAGACCGATCTCGCCTCCCTGCTCGGCGGCGCCGCCGCAATCCTCTGCATCGGCTTCGCGGTCGCGGTGCTGCCGCGGGTGATCGAAGCGGTCGGTGGCGGGGTCGCCACCGGCCTCGGCCTGGAATCCTCCCATCGCTGGCTGCGCGGCGCCCCGCTCACCGATCCACTCGCGCGCGGCGGTGCCCGCCATGGCGGCCGTGCGGCGGTCTGGTCCGGCCGGCTGGCCGCCTCCGGGATCGGGATCGGCGCGCAGCGCGTGCTCAACCGGGTTCGTAACCGCAACCGCAATCGCTCACCCAACGGAGGCGCATGA
- a CDS encoding type IV secretion system lipoprotein VirB7, producing the protein MMTSPPLIQSLRLALRPILTLLAVAALLSGCATPHALARARGPVFALNAGLWHPTPGELHRLPQVAHP; encoded by the coding sequence ATGATGACCTCACCCCCCCTGATCCAATCCCTCAGGCTCGCGCTGCGACCCATCCTGACCCTGCTCGCCGTCGCTGCCCTGCTGTCGGGCTGCGCCACCCCCCACGCGCTCGCGCGCGCCCGGGGGCCGGTCTTTGCGCTCAACGCCGGTCTATGGCACCCGACACCGGGCGAATTGCACCGCCTGCCGCAGGTGGCGCACCCATGA
- a CDS encoding type IV secretory system conjugative DNA transfer family protein, translating into MRGGFPAKLILGALLGLALFTILASLIFLIGTGLFWQFQHPFFQWWLYLFEAGGNPAVRVWLIVSGLAGAAGPLLLGGSYLVRRLIRGRAVQGWSLRRDQPAAKPVVGPIRSPTDNHGHARWMTFDEAHDLWPGPARGYGGIVVGEAYAVHEDNTATGRFRPRDPKTWGQGGQAPLLIDPCEQGSTHSLIIAGSGAYKTVSAVSTLLSWTGSAVVLDPSTELAPMLRADRERLGHKVFALNPRTAPTVGFNVLDWIDIASPMAEIDVRAVVEWVCGDRGPEDRADFFRSRGKALVTCLLADLLWDDRLAPEEKTLRTLRARVSVPEPAMRTVLKKIHTGSNSPMARDMAGALKDLVAETFSGIYANADEATAWLASATFADLVSGSSFQSRDLIAGKTTIFVGIPLKALDSAPAVARVIIGALLNAAYEADGAIEGRVLYLLDEVFRLGPMAVINTARDAGRKYGITLHLIYQSVGQIIQQWGPEGKRAWYDTVSWRAYAAVKDEETARELAATIGEYGVLAWSEGHNSGTHGKGLEPGSRSKGETRNYHETRRQLARPEELMHDAREDEQFVIPKGGRPLRCGRALYFRRAKFARRVKESRFAGAEVSTH; encoded by the coding sequence ATGCGCGGCGGGTTTCCCGCAAAGCTGATCCTCGGGGCCCTGCTCGGCCTCGCCCTGTTCACCATCCTCGCCTCGCTGATCTTCCTGATCGGCACCGGCCTGTTCTGGCAATTCCAACACCCGTTCTTCCAATGGTGGCTCTACCTGTTCGAAGCCGGCGGCAATCCCGCCGTGCGGGTCTGGCTGATCGTGAGCGGTCTGGCCGGAGCCGCTGGTCCGCTCCTGCTGGGCGGCAGTTATCTGGTCCGGCGACTGATCCGGGGGCGCGCCGTCCAGGGCTGGTCGCTCCGGCGAGACCAGCCGGCGGCAAAACCGGTGGTCGGGCCGATCCGCAGCCCGACCGATAATCACGGCCACGCCCGCTGGATGACCTTCGATGAGGCCCACGATCTCTGGCCCGGCCCCGCGCGGGGCTATGGCGGCATCGTCGTCGGGGAAGCCTATGCCGTCCACGAGGACAACACCGCCACCGGGCGGTTCCGCCCGCGCGACCCGAAGACCTGGGGGCAGGGGGGTCAGGCGCCCTTGCTGATCGACCCCTGCGAGCAGGGTTCGACCCATAGCCTGATCATCGCGGGATCGGGAGCCTACAAAACCGTCAGCGCCGTCTCCACCCTGCTGAGCTGGACCGGCTCGGCGGTCGTGCTCGATCCCTCGACTGAATTAGCACCCATGCTCCGCGCCGATCGCGAGCGGCTGGGGCACAAGGTCTTCGCGTTGAACCCGCGCACCGCCCCCACCGTAGGCTTCAACGTGCTCGACTGGATCGATATCGCCTCGCCGATGGCCGAGATCGACGTGCGCGCCGTCGTCGAATGGGTCTGCGGCGATCGCGGTCCCGAGGACCGGGCGGATTTCTTCAGATCGCGCGGCAAGGCGCTGGTCACCTGCCTGCTCGCCGATCTGCTCTGGGATGACCGGCTCGCACCTGAAGAGAAGACACTGCGCACCCTGCGCGCGCGGGTTTCCGTGCCGGAGCCGGCAATGCGCACGGTGCTGAAAAAGATCCACACCGGATCGAACAGCCCGATGGCGCGGGACATGGCCGGGGCCCTGAAAGACCTCGTCGCCGAGACCTTCTCGGGCATCTATGCCAATGCCGATGAGGCGACCGCCTGGCTCGCCAGCGCGACCTTCGCCGATCTGGTCTCGGGCAGCTCGTTCCAGAGCCGCGATCTGATCGCCGGCAAGACCACGATCTTCGTCGGCATTCCGCTCAAGGCGCTGGACAGCGCCCCGGCGGTTGCCCGCGTGATCATCGGTGCGCTGCTGAACGCCGCCTACGAGGCCGACGGCGCGATCGAGGGACGGGTGCTCTATCTGCTCGACGAGGTGTTCCGCCTCGGGCCGATGGCGGTGATCAACACCGCCCGCGACGCCGGGCGCAAATACGGCATCACCCTGCATCTGATCTACCAGTCGGTCGGCCAGATCATCCAGCAATGGGGTCCGGAAGGAAAACGCGCCTGGTACGACACCGTGTCCTGGCGGGCCTATGCCGCGGTGAAGGACGAGGAGACCGCCAGGGAACTCGCGGCCACCATCGGCGAATACGGCGTCCTCGCCTGGTCCGAGGGCCACAACAGCGGCACCCATGGCAAGGGGCTGGAACCGGGGTCACGGTCGAAGGGCGAGACCCGGAACTACCACGAGACCAGGCGTCAGCTCGCCCGGCCCGAAGAGCTCATGCACGATGCCCGCGAGGACGAGCAGTTCGTGATCCCAAAGGGTGGGCGACCGCTGCGCTGCGGGCGGGCGTTGTATTTCAGGCGGGCGAAATTCGCCCGACGGGTAAAGGAAAGTCGGTTTGCCGGGGCAGAGGTGTCAACTCATTGA
- the virB11 gene encoding P-type DNA transfer ATPase VirB11 translates to MNIIVHDGAVAESPAAPLLRYLLAPIQPWLNDPATEELCINRPGECWVRQRGVFERFKVPLDLPALEDIATLAGALRRQDVGGTTPLCATELPGGERLQVCIPPVVPHGTISLTLRKPSASVAPISSVGSRYRSEGWNQWSRRDARHDPGPLLALFDAGDLEGFLAAAVQARLTILLCGATGSGKTTMSKTLIAAIPLSERIITIEDALELVIPQPNHVRLLYSKDRLSAAPIDAEALLQASLRMRPDRVLLQELRDDAAWTYVNEVVSGHPGSITTIHGRYPDQAFKRLFALVKASARGASFDDRTLCDLLTAAVDLIIPFETHGTTYRINEVWFAADAARRGETAADLLRSR, encoded by the coding sequence ATGAACATCATCGTCCACGACGGCGCTGTGGCCGAAAGTCCTGCCGCACCACTGCTGCGCTACCTGCTGGCGCCGATCCAGCCCTGGCTCAATGATCCCGCCACCGAGGAACTCTGCATCAACCGGCCCGGTGAATGCTGGGTGCGCCAACGCGGCGTATTCGAGCGGTTCAAGGTGCCGCTCGATCTCCCGGCACTCGAGGATATCGCCACCCTCGCCGGCGCGCTGCGGCGCCAGGATGTCGGCGGCACAACCCCCCTCTGTGCCACCGAATTGCCGGGCGGCGAGCGCCTGCAGGTGTGCATCCCGCCCGTGGTGCCGCACGGCACGATCAGCCTGACCCTGCGCAAGCCCAGTGCCTCGGTTGCACCGATATCATCGGTCGGCTCCCGCTACCGGAGCGAGGGCTGGAACCAATGGTCCCGGCGGGACGCGCGGCACGATCCCGGCCCGCTGCTCGCGCTGTTCGATGCCGGGGATCTCGAAGGCTTCCTCGCGGCCGCCGTGCAGGCCAGGCTGACCATCCTGCTCTGTGGCGCCACCGGCTCGGGCAAGACCACCATGAGCAAGACGCTGATCGCCGCAATCCCGCTCTCGGAGCGCATCATCACCATCGAGGATGCGCTGGAACTGGTGATCCCCCAGCCCAACCATGTCCGCCTGCTCTACTCGAAAGACCGTCTGTCGGCCGCCCCGATCGATGCCGAAGCCCTGCTCCAGGCCAGTCTGCGGATGCGGCCCGATCGCGTGCTGTTGCAGGAGCTGCGCGACGATGCCGCCTGGACCTACGTCAACGAAGTCGTCTCCGGCCATCCCGGCTCGATCACCACCATCCACGGCCGCTACCCCGATCAGGCCTTCAAGCGGCTGTTCGCCCTGGTCAAAGCCTCGGCCCGAGGCGCGTCCTTCGATGACCGGACCCTGTGCGACCTGCTCACCGCGGCGGTCGATCTGATCATCCCCTTCGAAACCCACGGCACCACCTATCGGATCAACGAGGTCTGGTTTGCCGCCGATGCCGCCCGCCGTGGTGAAACCGCTGCCGATCTGCTGCGAAGCCGCTGA